From a single Pseudomonas triticicola genomic region:
- a CDS encoding DUF1249 domain-containing protein: protein MVVNKLRDRYRVDLVGLQAACEANYARLMRLLPDMRNEPEARRIAVTQGEQMLGVLALEVLQTCPYTTTLQVRQEHSLPWLPVPQLEVQVYHDARMAEVVSAEHARRFRGIYPYPNAAMHQPDEKAQLNVFLGEWLSHCLALGHEYEVVR from the coding sequence ATGGTCGTAAACAAGCTGCGCGATCGTTATCGGGTTGACCTCGTGGGGCTGCAAGCCGCCTGCGAGGCCAACTACGCGCGCCTGATGCGACTGCTGCCGGACATGCGCAACGAACCCGAGGCGCGGCGTATCGCTGTGACCCAGGGCGAGCAGATGCTCGGCGTGCTCGCCCTCGAAGTGCTGCAGACCTGCCCGTACACCACGACCTTGCAGGTACGCCAGGAGCACAGCCTGCCATGGTTGCCGGTGCCGCAACTGGAAGTGCAGGTCTACCACGACGCGCGCATGGCCGAAGTGGTCAGCGCCGAGCATGCACGACGCTTTCGCGGCATCTATCCTTATCCGAACGCCGCCATGCACCAGCCCGATGAAAAGGCCCAGCTCAATGTGTTTCTGGGCGAATGGCTGAGTCATTGCCTGGCGTTGGGGCACGAGTACGAAGTCGTTCGCTAG
- a CDS encoding NUDIX domain-containing protein encodes MTDFANAIPTAVDIVRREKCYEGFYKLDRVHLRHELFAGGMSREINREIFVRHDAVCVLPYDPQRDEVVLIEQFRVGAMGKADNPWLVELVAGLIDKDEQPEEVAHREAQEEAGLDIKALWPMTKYFPSPGGSNEFVHLYLGRCSTDGVGGLHGLEEEAEDIRVTVWAFEDALQAVRDGRIANAASIIALQWLALNRAEVRGLWS; translated from the coding sequence ATGACTGACTTTGCCAACGCCATTCCGACCGCCGTGGATATCGTGCGGCGCGAAAAATGCTACGAGGGCTTCTACAAGCTCGACCGTGTGCACTTGCGCCATGAGCTGTTCGCCGGGGGCATGAGCCGCGAGATCAACCGGGAAATCTTCGTGCGCCACGATGCCGTGTGCGTCCTGCCTTACGATCCGCAGCGCGATGAAGTGGTGCTGATCGAGCAGTTTCGTGTCGGCGCCATGGGCAAGGCCGACAACCCGTGGCTGGTCGAACTGGTCGCCGGTCTGATCGACAAGGATGAGCAACCGGAAGAAGTTGCTCACCGCGAGGCGCAGGAGGAAGCTGGGCTGGACATCAAGGCGTTGTGGCCGATGACCAAGTACTTTCCCTCGCCGGGTGGCAGCAACGAATTCGTGCATTTGTATCTGGGGCGGTGCAGCACCGACGGTGTCGGCGGTCTGCACGGGCTGGAAGAAGAGGCCGAAGACATTCGCGTAACGGTCTGGGCCTTTGAAGATGCCTTGCAGGCCGTGCGTGACGGTCGGATTGCCAACGCGGCGAGCATCATCGCCTTGCAGTGGCTGGCGCTGAACCGCGCCGAAGTGAGGGGGCTATGGTCGTAA
- a CDS encoding RsiV family protein: MSLFKIASVAAIALTLGACASLFQPNYRTPLETTRDASEQLKPGCSNADCPLVNIDTLRFPDEPALDGIIEKRLLQMTRTEKNAPVAPTLAAYREQFLASAGPRNSSYLQAKVREQHDGLVIIELSSYLDTGGAHGTPGRGFINYSRQQHKVLNLSDMLLPGQEEAFWKAAQVAHNSWLISTKLDQEAEFVANWPFVKTPHVALTYGGVILKYDVTTIAPYALGHVELKIPYPRLNGILKPELFPGRN; encoded by the coding sequence ATGTCGCTTTTCAAAATTGCCTCTGTGGCCGCTATTGCCCTGACTCTGGGCGCCTGTGCCAGCCTGTTCCAGCCCAACTATCGCACGCCGCTGGAAACCACCCGCGACGCCTCGGAACAACTCAAACCCGGCTGTTCCAACGCCGATTGCCCGCTGGTGAACATCGACACCCTGCGCTTCCCGGATGAGCCGGCACTGGACGGCATCATCGAAAAACGTCTGCTGCAAATGACCCGCACCGAGAAGAACGCACCGGTCGCGCCAACCCTGGCCGCCTACCGCGAGCAGTTCCTCGCCAGCGCCGGCCCGCGCAACAGCAGCTATCTGCAAGCGAAAGTACGCGAGCAGCATGACGGACTGGTGATCATCGAGCTGTCGAGCTACCTCGATACCGGCGGCGCCCACGGCACGCCGGGTCGCGGTTTCATCAACTATTCGCGCCAGCAGCACAAGGTGTTGAATCTCTCCGACATGCTGCTGCCGGGTCAGGAAGAGGCATTCTGGAAAGCCGCGCAAGTGGCGCACAACAGTTGGCTGATCAGCACCAAGCTCGATCAGGAGGCGGAATTCGTCGCGAACTGGCCGTTCGTGAAAACCCCGCACGTGGCGCTGACCTACGGTGGCGTGATCCTCAAGTACGACGTGACCACCATCGCGCCCTATGCGCTGGGCCACGTCGAACTGAAGATCCCTTATCCGCGCCTGAACGGCATTCTCAAGCCTGAGCTGTTTCCCGGCCGTAACTGA
- the cytX gene encoding putative hydroxymethylpyrimidine transporter CytX, which translates to MSIQPGTYSPDLAVPAEKRVFGGRDLFSLWFSLGIGLMVLQTGALLAPGLGLSGSLLAIFLGTLVGVLLLAAVGVIGSDTGLSSMAALKLSLGSKGASLPALLNLLQLIGWGSFEIIVMRDAASLLGTRAFSEGSLWANPMLWTLFFGALATLLAVSGPLTFVRQILRKWGIWLLLAACLWLTWNLFAKADLAALWARAGDGSMPFAVGFDIAIAMPLSWLPLIADYSRFGKRAKNVFGGTAVGFFIGNFWLMSLGVAYTLAFAPSGEVNALLLALAGAGLGIPLLLILLDESENAFADIHSAAVSSGILLRLKVEHLALAIGVICTLIALLAPLAQYQNFLLLIGSVFAPLFGVVLVDHFILRKRSAQVASAALRWPALLAWLGGVSTYHLLANLYPYVGATLPALVLAGLLRLVLGRAFSYGRETAQA; encoded by the coding sequence TTGAGCATTCAACCCGGCACTTATTCTCCCGACCTCGCCGTCCCCGCTGAAAAGCGTGTCTTCGGCGGTCGCGATCTGTTTTCCCTGTGGTTCTCCCTCGGCATCGGCCTGATGGTTTTGCAGACCGGCGCATTGCTCGCGCCGGGCTTGGGCCTGTCCGGTTCTTTGCTGGCTATCTTCCTTGGCACGCTGGTGGGCGTGCTGCTGCTCGCAGCGGTCGGTGTGATCGGCAGCGACACCGGCCTTTCGTCGATGGCGGCGCTGAAGCTCAGCCTCGGCAGCAAAGGCGCGAGCCTGCCGGCGCTGCTCAATCTGCTGCAACTGATCGGCTGGGGCTCGTTCGAAATCATCGTCATGCGCGATGCCGCCAGCCTGCTCGGCACCCGCGCCTTCAGCGAAGGTTCGCTGTGGGCCAATCCGATGCTGTGGACGCTGTTTTTCGGCGCACTGGCGACCTTGCTCGCGGTGAGCGGGCCGTTGACGTTCGTGCGGCAGATTCTGCGCAAGTGGGGCATCTGGCTGTTGCTCGCAGCGTGCCTGTGGCTGACCTGGAACCTGTTCGCCAAAGCCGACCTCGCGGCGCTGTGGGCGCGCGCCGGTGACGGTTCGATGCCGTTCGCGGTGGGCTTCGACATTGCCATCGCCATGCCGCTGTCGTGGCTGCCGTTGATTGCCGACTATTCGCGTTTCGGCAAACGCGCAAAGAATGTTTTCGGTGGCACGGCTGTGGGTTTCTTCATCGGCAACTTCTGGCTGATGAGCCTTGGTGTGGCCTACACCCTGGCGTTTGCGCCGAGCGGTGAAGTCAACGCGCTGTTGCTGGCACTGGCTGGCGCCGGTCTGGGCATTCCGCTGTTGCTGATTCTGCTCGACGAGTCGGAAAACGCTTTTGCCGATATTCATTCGGCAGCGGTCTCGAGCGGGATCCTGTTGCGTCTGAAAGTCGAGCATCTGGCCTTGGCCATCGGCGTGATCTGCACGCTGATCGCACTGCTGGCGCCATTGGCGCAGTACCAGAATTTCCTGCTGTTGATCGGCTCGGTGTTCGCGCCGCTGTTCGGCGTGGTGCTGGTGGATCACTTCATCCTGCGCAAGCGCAGTGCTCAGGTCGCCTCAGCCGCATTGCGCTGGCCGGCGTTGCTGGCGTGGCTGGGCGGGGTGAGCACCTACCACTTGCTGGCGAATCTGTATCCGTATGTCGGCGCAACCCTGCCGGCGCTGGTGCTGGCAGGGCTGTTGCGGTTAGTGCTGGGCCGGGCCTTCAGTTACGGCCGGGAAACAGCTCAGGCTTGA
- the thiC gene encoding phosphomethylpyrimidine synthase ThiC — translation MTTKEKNAINLSDSAKVDEQSVKPFTRSQKVYVQGSRPDIRVPMREISLDVTPTDFGGEINAPVTVYDTSGPYTDPNVVIDVRKGLADVRSAWIDDRGDTERLPGLSSNFGQQRLADAELTKLRFAHVNNPRRAKAGANVSQMHYARKGIITAEMEYVAIRENMKLQEARAAGLLKQQHAGHSFGASIPQEITAEFVREEIARGRAIIPANINHVELEPMIIGRNFLVKINGNIGNSALGSSIEEEVAKLTWGIRWGSDTVMDLSTGKHIHETREWIIRNSPVPIGTVPIYQALEKVNGVAEDLTWELFRDTLIEQAEQGVDYFTIHAGVLLRYVPLTAKRVTGIVSRGGSIMAKWCLAHHKENFLYTHFDEICEIMKAYDVSFSLGDGLRPGSIADANDEAQFGELETLGELTKIAWKHDVQCMIEGPGHVPMQLIKENMDKQLECCDEAPFYTLGPLTTDIAPGYDHITSGIGAAMIGWFGCAMLCYVTPKEHLGLPNKDDVKTGIITYKIAAHAADLAKGHPGAQIRDNALSKARFEFRWEDQFNLGLDPDTARSYHDETLPKDSAKVAHFCSMCGPKFCSMKITQEVREYAANQRIDAVDVDVAKGLAEQAERFKQEGSQLYKKV, via the coding sequence ATGACAACAAAAGAAAAAAACGCGATCAACCTGAGTGACTCGGCCAAGGTCGACGAGCAATCGGTCAAGCCGTTCACCCGTTCGCAAAAAGTCTACGTTCAGGGCTCGCGCCCGGACATTCGCGTACCGATGCGCGAAATCAGCCTCGATGTAACCCCGACCGATTTCGGCGGCGAGATCAACGCCCCGGTCACGGTCTACGACACCTCTGGCCCGTACACCGATCCGAACGTGGTCATCGATGTGCGCAAAGGTCTGGCCGATGTGCGCTCAGCGTGGATCGATGACCGTGGCGATACCGAGCGCCTGCCGGGCCTGAGTTCGAACTTCGGTCAGCAGCGTCTGGCCGATGCCGAACTGACCAAACTGCGCTTTGCCCACGTCAACAACCCGCGCCGGGCCAAGGCCGGGGCCAACGTCAGCCAGATGCACTACGCGCGCAAAGGCATCATCACCGCCGAGATGGAATACGTCGCCATCCGCGAAAACATGAAGCTGCAAGAGGCCCGCGCGGCCGGCCTGCTCAAGCAGCAACATGCCGGCCACAGCTTCGGCGCAAGCATTCCGCAAGAAATCACCGCGGAATTCGTCCGCGAAGAAATCGCTCGCGGCCGCGCGATCATTCCCGCCAACATCAACCACGTCGAACTGGAACCGATGATCATCGGCCGTAACTTCCTGGTGAAGATCAACGGCAACATCGGCAACAGCGCCCTGGGTTCTTCGATCGAAGAAGAAGTGGCGAAACTGACCTGGGGCATTCGCTGGGGCTCGGACACGGTGATGGACCTGTCCACCGGCAAACACATTCACGAAACCCGCGAGTGGATCATCCGCAACTCGCCGGTGCCGATCGGTACCGTGCCGATCTATCAGGCGCTGGAGAAGGTCAATGGCGTTGCTGAAGACCTGACCTGGGAGCTGTTCCGCGACACCCTGATCGAACAGGCCGAGCAGGGCGTCGACTATTTCACCATCCACGCCGGCGTGTTGCTGCGCTACGTGCCGCTGACCGCCAAACGCGTGACCGGCATCGTTTCCCGTGGCGGTTCGATCATGGCCAAGTGGTGCCTGGCGCACCACAAAGAGAACTTCCTCTACACCCACTTCGACGAAATCTGCGAAATTATGAAGGCCTACGACGTCAGCTTCTCGCTGGGCGATGGCCTGCGGCCGGGCTCGATTGCCGACGCAAACGACGAAGCACAATTCGGCGAACTGGAAACCCTCGGCGAGCTGACCAAGATTGCCTGGAAGCACGACGTGCAATGCATGATCGAAGGCCCGGGCCACGTGCCGATGCAGTTGATCAAAGAGAACATGGACAAGCAGCTCGAATGCTGCGACGAGGCGCCGTTCTACACCCTCGGCCCGCTGACTACCGACATTGCGCCGGGCTATGACCACATCACTTCCGGTATCGGCGCGGCGATGATCGGCTGGTTCGGTTGCGCGATGCTCTGCTACGTGACGCCGAAGGAGCACTTGGGCCTGCCGAACAAGGATGACGTGAAAACCGGGATCATCACTTACAAGATCGCCGCGCATGCGGCGGACTTGGCCAAGGGACACCCGGGCGCGCAGATTCGTGATAACGCACTGAGCAAGGCGCGTTTCGAATTCCGCTGGGAAGACCAGTTCAACCTCGGCCTGGACCCGGACACCGCGCGCTCCTATCACGACGAAACCCTGCCGAAGGACTCGGCCAAGGTCGCGCATTTCTGCTCGATGTGCGGACCGAAATTCTGCTCGATGAAAATCACCCAGGAAGTCCGCGAGTATGCGGCCAACCAGCGCATCGACGCGGTCGATGTGGACGTCGCCAAGGGGCTAGCTGAGCAGGCCGAGCGGTTCAAACAGGAAGGCAGTCAGCTGTACAAGAAAGTCTAG
- a CDS encoding TolC family outer membrane protein, producing MLRKLSLAVAVSCASNTMAWAAEAPLSTKTDLVSVYQEAVDNNADLAAARAQYGAQKEVVPQARAGLLPNLSGGAEVADVRTSIDQPSAIANRSAHSYQATLAQPLFRADRWFQYQAAKDVNEQAALQLSATEQNLILQSAESYFNVLRSQDNLASTKAEEAAFKRQLDQSNERFDVGLSDKTDVLQSQASYDTARANRIVAQRQVDDAFQALITLTNRQYNSIQGIVHTLPILPPAPNDAKSWVDTAARQNLNLLASNYAVSSAEQTLKQRKAGHLPTLDAVAKYEKGDNDALGFANPNSFGAPYGGNVEQSTLGLQLNIPIYSGGLTSSQVRQSYAQLDQSEQQRESLRRQVVENTRNLHRAVNTDVEQVQARRQSIISNQSAVEATEIGYQVGTRNIVDVLDAQRQLYTSVRNYNNTRYDYILDNLRLKQAAGTLNPGDLEDLRRYLKADYNPDKDFLPPDLASAAEAQLKARP from the coding sequence ATGCTGCGCAAACTTTCATTGGCTGTTGCCGTGTCCTGTGCGTCCAACACAATGGCCTGGGCAGCGGAAGCACCCTTGTCGACCAAAACCGATCTGGTCAGCGTCTATCAGGAAGCGGTCGACAACAACGCCGACCTCGCGGCGGCCCGCGCCCAGTATGGCGCGCAGAAAGAAGTGGTGCCGCAGGCCCGCGCCGGTCTGTTGCCGAACCTGTCCGGTGGCGCCGAAGTTGCTGACGTGCGCACCTCGATCGACCAGCCTTCAGCCATCGCCAACCGCAGCGCGCATTCCTATCAGGCGACCCTCGCGCAGCCGCTGTTCCGCGCCGATCGCTGGTTCCAGTATCAAGCAGCCAAGGACGTCAACGAACAGGCCGCGCTGCAACTGTCGGCGACCGAACAGAACCTGATCCTGCAGAGCGCTGAAAGCTACTTCAACGTGCTGCGCAGCCAGGACAATCTGGCCTCGACCAAAGCTGAAGAAGCGGCGTTCAAACGTCAGCTCGATCAGTCCAATGAGCGCTTCGATGTCGGCCTCTCGGACAAGACCGACGTGCTGCAATCGCAAGCCAGTTACGACACCGCGCGAGCCAACCGCATCGTCGCCCAGCGTCAGGTCGATGATGCGTTCCAGGCGTTGATCACCCTGACCAACCGTCAGTACAACTCGATTCAGGGCATCGTCCATACGCTGCCGATCCTGCCGCCGGCACCCAACGATGCGAAATCCTGGGTCGACACGGCGGCGCGGCAGAACCTCAATCTGCTCGCCAGCAACTACGCGGTCAGCTCCGCCGAGCAGACGCTCAAGCAGCGCAAGGCCGGCCACTTGCCGACCCTCGACGCCGTGGCGAAATACGAGAAAGGCGACAACGATGCCCTCGGCTTCGCCAACCCCAACTCCTTCGGCGCGCCTTATGGCGGCAACGTCGAGCAGAGCACCCTGGGCCTGCAACTGAACATCCCGATCTACAGCGGCGGGCTGACCAGTTCGCAAGTGCGTCAGTCCTATGCGCAACTGGATCAGAGCGAACAGCAGCGCGAATCGCTGCGCCGGCAAGTGGTGGAAAACACTCGCAATCTGCACCGCGCGGTGAACACCGACGTCGAGCAGGTGCAGGCGCGCCGCCAGTCGATCATCTCCAACCAGAGCGCAGTGGAAGCCACGGAAATCGGCTATCAGGTCGGCACGCGCAACATCGTCGACGTGCTCGACGCGCAGCGCCAGCTGTACACCTCGGTGCGCAACTACAACAACACCCGCTACGACTACATCCTCGACAACCTGCGCCTGAAGCAGGCGGCGGGGACGCTGAACCCGGGTGACCTGGAAGATCTGCGGCGCTATCTGAAAGCCGATTACAACCCGGACAAGGACTTCCTGCCGCCGGATCTGGCGTCGGCGGCTGAAGCGCAGCTCAAGGCGCGGCCTTAA